From the genome of Prevotella herbatica, one region includes:
- a CDS encoding M56 family metallopeptidase: protein MNDIFIYSVKSSLVLTMLYLPYMLMLRKESFFRMNRIILLSILFFSLVLPACNFSALAIVNEPVAEATKQVYVQFDTVEVVSNSSASMTSQSQLESFDWSMLLHSILILGMVVTALVRLLQMTRMHTMMRLGCLWSKKEEGCTIYCHAGDISPFSWMKSIVINENDYNENGHQIILHEKGHILCHHSFDILLLTLVQTLQWWNPLVYILGNSLRDVHEYEADNYVLTAGVNAQEYQILLICKALGTRTYAFANNFKHSLVKNRITMMMKKNTNKWAYGKTLYLIPLVALALCAFASPKTEVNNASQNVKVKQVKKTTIETVEIIPQIKGDKVYTDAEFQAMMNKQYAECEKHFGSNTLSNKMILVDKNEKYSTTYEKKNGWWVKISKKPFSSTSYSTHYKKVNGKLVEASQKAVTPQLIKK, encoded by the coding sequence ATGAATGATATATTTATTTATTCAGTGAAGTCGTCCTTGGTATTAACAATGCTCTACTTGCCTTATATGCTGATGCTTCGCAAGGAAAGTTTCTTCCGTATGAACCGTATAATCCTGCTAAGTATTCTCTTTTTCTCGCTCGTTCTGCCAGCATGCAACTTTTCTGCATTGGCAATTGTCAATGAGCCTGTGGCTGAAGCAACAAAACAAGTCTATGTCCAATTTGACACAGTGGAAGTAGTCTCAAATAGTTCTGCTTCGATGACATCGCAAAGTCAATTAGAATCCTTCGATTGGAGCATGTTGCTGCACAGCATCTTGATTCTTGGAATGGTAGTAACGGCGCTTGTACGCTTGCTTCAGATGACGCGTATGCATACCATGATGAGGCTGGGTTGCCTGTGGAGTAAGAAGGAAGAAGGTTGTACCATTTATTGTCATGCCGGTGATATCTCACCTTTCAGTTGGATGAAGAGTATTGTGATCAATGAGAATGATTACAATGAGAATGGTCATCAGATAATCCTTCACGAGAAGGGGCATATCCTCTGCCATCATTCGTTTGACATTCTGTTACTCACCCTTGTGCAAACGTTGCAATGGTGGAACCCTTTGGTCTATATCCTCGGCAATAGTCTTCGTGATGTGCATGAATATGAAGCAGACAACTATGTGCTTACCGCTGGGGTGAATGCACAGGAGTATCAGATATTATTGATTTGTAAAGCTTTGGGGACTAGAACCTATGCCTTTGCAAATAATTTCAAACATAGTTTAGTTAAAAACAGAATTACCATGATGATGAAGAAAAATACAAATAAGTGGGCATACGGAAAGACATTATATCTCATTCCACTCGTAGCACTTGCACTTTGTGCTTTTGCAAGTCCTAAAACAGAAGTGAACAATGCCTCTCAAAATGTCAAAGTAAAGCAGGTAAAGAAAACAACAATTGAGACTGTTGAAATTATTCCTCAGATTAAAGGTGATAAGGTGTATACTGACGCTGAGTTTCAGGCAATGATGAATAAGCAGTATGCCGAATGCGAGAAGCATTTTGGCTCTAATACTTTATCTAACAAGATGATTCTAGTTGACAAGAATGAGAAATATAGTACTACCTATGAAAAGAAGAATGGCTGGTGGGTGAAAATATCCAAAAAGCCATTCTCATCCACCTCATATAGCACTCACTACAAAAAGGTTAATGGTAAGCTGGTAGAAGCATCCCAAAAGGCAGTCACACCTCAATTGATAAAGAAGTAA
- the dnaK gene encoding molecular chaperone DnaK has translation MGKIIGIDLGTTNSCVSVFEGNEPVVIANSEGKRTTPSVIGFVKDGERKVGDPAKRQAITNPQNTVYSIKRFMGETYDQSRKEAENMPYTVINENGYPRIEIEGRRYTPQEISAMVLQKMKKTAEDYLGQEVTDAVITVPAYFSDSQRQATKEAGQIAGLNVQRIVNEPTAAALAYGVDKANKDMKIAVFDLGGGTFDISILEFGGGVFEVLSTNGDTHLGGDDFDQVIIKWLADGFMADEGIDLKKDPMAMQRLKEAAEKAKIELSSSTSTEINLPYISAEGGVPKHLVKTLTRSQFEQLAHDLIQACLVPCQSAVRDAKLSTSDIDEVILVGGSSRIPAVQTLVKNYFGKEPSKGVNPDEVVAVGAAIQGAILNKENGVGDIVLLDVTPLTLGIETMGGVMTKLIESNTTIPCKKSETFSTAVDNQTAVTIHVLQGERPMASQNKSIGQFNLEGIAPARRGVPQIEVTFDIDANGILNVSAKDKATGKEQKIRIEASSGLSQEEIDRMKAEAEQNAASDKAEREKIDKMNQADSMIFTTENFLKENADKIPADKKPAIETALQQLKDAQKSGDVAAIDAATATLNTAVQEVSAQMYQGGAQPGAQPEADAQAGQQAQGGAQAGEDIQDADFEEVK, from the coding sequence ATGGGAAAGATTATTGGAATCGACTTAGGAACAACTAACAGTTGCGTTTCTGTATTTGAAGGAAACGAACCGGTAGTAATCGCAAACAGTGAAGGTAAGCGTACAACACCTTCAGTAATTGGTTTTGTTAAAGATGGTGAGCGCAAGGTAGGTGATCCTGCAAAGCGTCAAGCTATCACAAACCCACAGAATACGGTATATTCTATCAAGCGTTTCATGGGTGAGACTTACGACCAGAGCCGTAAGGAAGCTGAAAACATGCCTTACACTGTAATAAATGAAAATGGTTACCCACGTATTGAAATTGAGGGTCGCAGATATACTCCACAAGAGATTTCAGCTATGGTTCTTCAGAAGATGAAGAAGACTGCTGAGGATTATCTTGGTCAGGAGGTTACAGACGCAGTTATCACTGTTCCTGCATACTTCTCTGATTCACAGCGTCAGGCTACAAAGGAGGCTGGTCAGATTGCAGGTCTTAACGTTCAGCGTATCGTTAACGAGCCAACAGCAGCTGCTCTTGCTTATGGTGTAGACAAGGCTAACAAAGATATGAAGATCGCTGTATTCGACCTTGGTGGTGGTACATTCGATATTTCTATTCTTGAATTTGGTGGCGGTGTATTCGAAGTACTTTCTACAAATGGTGATACTCACCTTGGTGGTGATGACTTCGATCAGGTAATCATCAAATGGCTTGCTGACGGTTTCATGGCTGATGAAGGTATCGACCTTAAGAAAGACCCAATGGCAATGCAGCGTCTTAAAGAAGCTGCTGAGAAAGCAAAGATTGAACTTTCAAGTTCTACATCTACAGAAATCAACTTGCCATACATCTCTGCAGAGGGTGGTGTTCCAAAGCACCTTGTAAAGACTCTTACACGTTCACAGTTTGAACAGCTTGCACACGATCTTATTCAGGCTTGTCTTGTACCTTGCCAGAGTGCAGTACGTGATGCAAAACTTTCAACATCAGATATTGACGAAGTTATCCTAGTAGGTGGTAGTTCTCGTATCCCAGCCGTACAGACATTGGTTAAGAACTATTTCGGCAAAGAGCCTTCAAAGGGTGTAAACCCAGATGAGGTTGTTGCAGTAGGTGCTGCCATTCAGGGAGCTATCCTTAACAAAGAAAACGGAGTTGGTGACATCGTATTGCTAGACGTTACTCCTCTTACATTGGGTATCGAGACAATGGGTGGTGTAATGACAAAACTTATTGAGTCAAATACAACTATTCCTTGCAAGAAGAGCGAAACATTCTCTACAGCAGTAGACAACCAGACAGCAGTAACTATCCACGTACTTCAGGGAGAGCGCCCTATGGCATCTCAGAACAAGAGTATCGGTCAGTTCAACCTTGAAGGTATTGCTCCAGCACGTCGTGGTGTTCCACAGATCGAGGTAACATTCGATATTGATGCTAACGGTATCCTTAACGTAAGTGCAAAAGATAAGGCAACAGGCAAGGAACAGAAGATTCGTATCGAGGCTTCAAGTGGTTTGAGTCAGGAAGAAATCGATCGCATGAAGGCAGAAGCTGAGCAGAACGCTGCATCAGATAAGGCTGAGCGTGAGAAGATTGACAAGATGAATCAGGCTGATTCAATGATTTTCACTACAGAGAATTTCTTGAAAGAAAACGCTGACAAGATTCCTGCTGATAAGAAACCAGCTATCGAGACAGCTCTTCAACAGTTGAAAGATGCTCAAAAGAGTGGCGATGTTGCAGCTATCGACGCAGCAACAGCAACTCTAAACACAGCAGTTCAGGAAGTAAGTGCTCAGATGTATCAGGGTGGTGCACAACCTGGTGCACAACCAGAGGCTGATGCTCAGGCTGGACAGCAGGCACAAGGTGGTGCTCAGGCTGGTGAAGACATCCAGGATGCAGACTTCGAAGAGGTTAAGTAA
- a CDS encoding M13 family metallopeptidase — MKSKLILAAMLICSTAASAQGLKSGIDKSNMDLSVKPGDNFYEYSVGNWLKTHPLDAQHPMNGSFVDLEEQNNDRIRELVEGYANTPQKQGTLGQKIGSLYRMYMDTARLDREGITPIKPILKRIAEIKNRKEYAKAMADLSAIGYNTTMYGFGLGTDAKNSDKYLVSIGQGGIGLDPEYYTKPNEQQKAVVAAYKSLIKDLLKMVGNNDAVAEKKMQAIFAIQNQIAKVSYDQIKSRDPQANYHKMSWGKLLKDYPGIDWNYLAKSSFFPAIDSVDVGQPEPIHEVEKILAKTPLEDLKAYMEYNVVSSASGTLSKKFFDRKFEFNKTLYGVKEEQPRWKYALSFVQNLLGEAVGKLYVKKYFPESSKQLAIELVKNLQNALAERIQENTWMTDVTKKQAIEKLRAFRIRIGYPDKWQNNDSAVVVDENKSLRENLENLNVVLQKYEVKKRFGKPVDKEEWFCTPQTVNAFYSPETNSINFPAAILQAPFFDPEADAAANFGGIGSVIGHEMSHGFDDQGCQFDKNGNLNNWWTAEDKANYDKRTKVLADWFSTQEVLPGLKVNGEKTLGENIGDNGGINVAFRAFENAIKKNPLENKDGFTPEQRFFLAYGRIWASNIAPQFVAYIVNSDTHSPNIARVNGALPMIDAWYDTFGIKQGDKLYVPIEKRAHIW; from the coding sequence ATGAAATCAAAATTAATTTTAGCCGCTATGTTGATATGTTCTACTGCGGCATCAGCTCAAGGTCTGAAGTCGGGAATCGACAAAAGCAACATGGACCTGAGTGTAAAACCCGGTGATAACTTTTATGAGTACTCAGTTGGTAACTGGTTGAAGACTCATCCTCTTGATGCACAACACCCTATGAACGGTTCGTTTGTCGATCTTGAGGAACAAAACAACGACCGCATTCGTGAACTTGTAGAGGGCTATGCCAATACTCCACAGAAACAAGGAACTCTTGGACAGAAGATAGGAAGTCTATATCGCATGTATATGGACACCGCAAGATTGGACCGTGAAGGTATCACTCCTATCAAACCTATATTAAAGAGAATTGCCGAAATTAAGAACCGTAAGGAATATGCAAAAGCAATGGCTGACTTGTCTGCTATTGGCTACAACACAACTATGTATGGTTTCGGATTAGGCACTGACGCAAAAAACTCAGACAAATACCTTGTTTCTATTGGTCAGGGTGGTATCGGTCTTGATCCAGAATACTACACTAAACCAAACGAGCAGCAGAAAGCTGTAGTAGCAGCTTACAAGAGTCTGATCAAAGACCTTCTTAAAATGGTCGGCAATAATGATGCAGTAGCCGAAAAGAAGATGCAGGCTATATTCGCAATACAAAATCAGATTGCAAAGGTCAGCTATGATCAGATTAAGTCTCGTGATCCTCAAGCAAACTATCATAAGATGAGTTGGGGAAAATTGCTAAAGGATTATCCTGGAATAGACTGGAACTATTTAGCTAAATCAAGCTTCTTCCCTGCTATTGACAGTGTAGATGTAGGTCAACCTGAACCAATACACGAAGTTGAGAAGATTTTGGCAAAGACTCCATTGGAAGACTTGAAGGCTTACATGGAATATAATGTTGTAAGCAGTGCTTCAGGTACTCTTTCAAAGAAGTTCTTCGATCGCAAATTTGAATTTAACAAAACACTTTACGGAGTAAAGGAAGAGCAACCTCGTTGGAAATATGCACTAAGTTTCGTACAGAATCTTCTTGGTGAAGCTGTAGGTAAATTATATGTAAAGAAATACTTCCCTGAAAGCAGCAAACAACTTGCTATAGAACTTGTCAAGAATTTGCAAAACGCTTTAGCAGAACGCATTCAGGAAAACACTTGGATGACAGATGTCACAAAGAAGCAGGCAATAGAAAAGCTTAGAGCTTTCCGTATCAGAATAGGTTATCCTGACAAATGGCAGAATAATGATTCAGCTGTTGTAGTTGACGAAAACAAGAGCCTTCGTGAAAATCTTGAAAACCTTAATGTAGTATTACAGAAATATGAAGTTAAGAAACGTTTCGGAAAACCTGTTGACAAAGAAGAATGGTTCTGTACTCCACAGACTGTAAACGCTTTTTACAGTCCAGAAACAAATAGCATCAATTTCCCAGCAGCTATTCTTCAGGCACCATTCTTTGATCCTGAGGCAGACGCCGCAGCCAACTTTGGTGGTATCGGAAGTGTAATCGGACACGAGATGAGTCATGGATTTGACGATCAAGGATGTCAGTTTGACAAGAACGGAAACCTTAACAACTGGTGGACTGCTGAAGATAAGGCAAACTATGACAAGCGTACAAAAGTACTTGCCGACTGGTTCAGCACTCAGGAAGTTCTTCCAGGACTTAAAGTTAACGGAGAAAAGACTCTTGGCGAAAATATCGGTGACAACGGTGGTATAAACGTTGCATTCAGAGCGTTTGAGAACGCTATTAAGAAGAATCCTTTGGAAAACAAAGACGGCTTCACTCCCGAACAACGCTTCTTCCTTGCTTACGGTCGTATCTGGGCAAGCAACATAGCACCACAGTTTGTAGCTTATATTGTTAATTCAGACACTCATTCTCCTAACATAGCTCGTGTGAATGGTGCACTCCCTATGATTGACGCATGGTATGATACATTTGGCATCAAGCAAGGTGACAAGTTGTATGTTCCTATTGAGAAACGTGCTCATATCTGGTAA
- a CDS encoding type IV toxin-antitoxin system AbiEi family antitoxin, with translation MVNERELSLEAAANLKSLMRRDDITVKLSREGKHDVDINIGDIKMSGEVKNFVTMANFNRVIFHLQKIRENGSDPVLLIAGYISPQHMMKVVDAGFNVLDHAGNCYINIPPLYIHITGQKLDKPKETETKVFSESAIKLIFYFLLDKANVGKTYRKIAEETGYSLGTIKNVIEEMKRRHHIIKTPKGRVLMNWKKLLDEWQLAYNQSLKPKLFLKKMRLRNPKLRLNWKKIKLPKNSYWGGESGAYLTDGYLVPEILTIYTDGDSVDMIKTGQMAPSPDGDILVYKKFWSGETENNIVPRILTYADLMGTTDSRCLEAAKRIINNEK, from the coding sequence ATGGTAAATGAAAGAGAATTATCTTTAGAAGCCGCTGCGAATTTGAAAAGTTTAATGCGACGAGATGACATCACCGTGAAACTTTCCAGAGAGGGGAAGCATGATGTGGATATCAATATTGGTGACATTAAAATGTCTGGCGAAGTTAAGAACTTTGTAACCATGGCTAACTTTAATCGAGTAATTTTCCATTTGCAAAAAATAAGAGAGAATGGATCCGACCCCGTACTATTAATAGCTGGCTATATATCTCCGCAACATATGATGAAAGTTGTGGATGCTGGCTTTAATGTTTTGGACCATGCAGGCAATTGCTATATTAACATACCACCATTATATATACACATTACAGGCCAAAAACTGGATAAACCCAAAGAGACTGAGACAAAGGTCTTCAGCGAATCTGCGATAAAACTTATTTTCTATTTCTTACTTGATAAGGCAAATGTAGGAAAAACATATAGAAAAATTGCAGAAGAAACAGGCTACTCTCTTGGAACTATAAAAAATGTCATTGAGGAAATGAAGCGACGACATCATATTATAAAAACTCCTAAGGGAAGAGTTCTCATGAATTGGAAAAAATTACTTGATGAATGGCAATTGGCATATAACCAATCATTAAAGCCAAAATTGTTCTTGAAGAAGATGAGACTTAGGAATCCTAAACTTAGATTAAATTGGAAGAAAATAAAATTACCAAAGAATTCTTATTGGGGCGGTGAAAGTGGTGCTTATCTTACAGATGGATATCTAGTTCCAGAAATACTAACCATCTATACCGATGGAGATAGTGTTGACATGATAAAAACAGGTCAAATGGCACCTTCTCCTGATGGTGACATTCTTGTTTACAAAAAGTTCTGGTCTGGCGAAACTGAAAATAATATAGTCCCAAGGATATTAACCTATGCAGATTTAATGGGAACGACAGATAGTCGTTGCCTTGAAGCAGCTAAAAGAATCATAAATAATGAAAAGTAG
- a CDS encoding PP2C family protein-serine/threonine phosphatase yields the protein MKINSFSIGSTPINEDFFVWRNMGINGYVIVLADGMGGLSHGDVAAQIAGKAAVEYIINNYKDFHSETIILKEALKVADNAIATKGLAKYKCRMGTTIAIAIVSDYQIFYTWQGNVRIYLKNHNTLSVLTTDHILNINYDQKRVTRSIKGTGLREDIPVKKESLSRNDTIFFCTDGLYNIAGSMLSDNNINEIKERIINPEDDASLIQIDI from the coding sequence ATGAAAATAAATAGTTTTTCTATCGGAAGTACACCTATTAATGAAGATTTCTTTGTGTGGCGTAATATGGGCATTAATGGTTATGTTATTGTTCTAGCTGACGGAATGGGAGGACTATCTCATGGAGATGTTGCTGCACAGATTGCAGGTAAAGCTGCTGTAGAGTACATTATCAACAATTATAAAGATTTTCACTCAGAAACAATAATATTGAAAGAGGCTCTAAAGGTGGCAGATAATGCTATTGCAACAAAAGGACTAGCAAAATATAAATGTAGAATGGGCACAACCATTGCAATAGCCATTGTTTCTGATTACCAGATATTTTATACATGGCAAGGAAATGTGCGTATCTATTTAAAGAATCATAATACACTATCAGTATTAACCACTGACCACATATTAAATATAAATTATGATCAGAAAAGAGTTACCAGAAGCATTAAAGGTACAGGACTTCGTGAAGATATCCCAGTTAAAAAAGAGAGTCTATCTCGTAATGATACCATATTCTTCTGTACCGATGGACTCTACAATATAGCAGGATCAATGTTAAGCGATAATAACATAAACGAAATTAAGGAGAGAATTATCAATCCTGAAGATGACGCGTCATTAATCCAGATTGATATTTGA
- a CDS encoding TonB-dependent receptor, whose amino-acid sequence MKKIIVYCFFIVLVLHAISVDAQSVSGIVLDVKGKPIALATLALYDVNDTNTLLTTGYTNSDGAYNVNYPPTKKDSLVLQVSCLGYTAQKVVFPKSTKDLGVMRLKEESYVLGNVVVTSHRPTYTYNDGVLKARVENLSNNSADKLIDVLKRMPGVVATDNSIMVNGASPVVVINGVKQHLPISQLITYLSTVPATNTETIAINTNQLAENKLGSEEVTISIESKKKALDGYQLTNSTYGKLFRKSSFKYGNYTDALLKYGNLSGNVSFGLNNRSYYNKSEENDYDGSKLSSDNRLKKFAYFGIMNFTWTPKPINGSINIYCSYYRDDAKNKKNEEYAASGIVEKLVNRSNKDVPDLLSFNIEYDSSDSLRNQFKLAYGLLSGKDDFSENFCNNLNQAGFTGKKINGHQHILEGQYMYKIPTLEFKVGTQVYLSRLKEDYREDISLFSNYDITENLNSFYTSLQWKFMPKASLYIGARYEHTYYKYLNDGDKGSETYGNFAPSLVFNWKVQNNYDTSLKFSSENIRPGFYDLLPGKTIVSDKQYSQGNIALMPCKKYKLSWENLLFHYVSLNASVMWIKDYWGTYYGINEHDVRFSTNDNISDFISYIGSLSVPFAFMNNKIRGSLNLSGRYNKFYNFKDGIDPSYLYGRKAWHSNGNLYVGYEITSRFGFYLNPYYETTTRRLQTMSKGCCSMNLGMQYKLLKDKSLVLSVTADDIFNQERESSKIFYGDKSVANYVWASTQNVMLTLSYTLNHNAKSIKINRNANDTDRFTNNN is encoded by the coding sequence ATGAAAAAGATAATAGTTTATTGTTTCTTTATAGTTTTAGTATTACATGCTATATCTGTTGATGCACAGTCTGTTAGTGGTATTGTACTTGATGTAAAAGGAAAACCTATAGCGTTAGCGACATTGGCCTTATATGATGTAAATGATACGAACACCTTATTGACTACTGGTTATACTAATTCAGATGGTGCATACAACGTTAATTATCCTCCTACGAAAAAGGACTCCTTAGTTTTACAGGTTAGTTGTTTGGGATATACTGCCCAGAAGGTTGTATTTCCTAAGTCAACGAAAGATCTAGGCGTAATGCGTCTTAAAGAGGAAAGTTATGTACTTGGAAATGTTGTCGTTACTTCTCATCGTCCTACTTATACCTATAACGATGGCGTATTGAAAGCACGTGTGGAAAATCTGTCAAATAATAGTGCGGACAAGTTAATAGATGTACTAAAGAGAATGCCAGGTGTTGTTGCTACGGATAATAGCATTATGGTAAATGGAGCAAGTCCTGTAGTTGTAATTAATGGTGTAAAGCAACATCTTCCAATTTCTCAGCTTATAACTTATCTGTCAACAGTGCCAGCAACAAACACAGAGACGATAGCTATCAATACAAATCAATTAGCAGAAAATAAACTAGGATCTGAGGAAGTAACAATCAGTATAGAGTCAAAGAAAAAGGCTCTTGATGGTTATCAGCTCACAAATTCTACGTATGGCAAGCTATTCAGAAAAAGCTCGTTTAAGTACGGCAATTATACGGATGCTTTACTTAAGTATGGCAATCTATCAGGTAATGTTTCTTTTGGTCTCAACAACCGTTCTTACTATAATAAATCTGAGGAAAATGACTATGATGGAAGTAAACTTTCTAGTGATAATAGACTAAAGAAGTTTGCTTATTTCGGTATTATGAATTTTACTTGGACTCCAAAGCCCATAAATGGTTCCATCAATATCTATTGTTCATATTATAGAGATGATGCTAAAAATAAGAAAAATGAAGAATATGCAGCATCCGGTATTGTAGAGAAACTGGTAAACAGAAGCAATAAAGATGTGCCAGACCTGCTGTCTTTTAATATAGAGTATGATAGCAGTGATTCATTAAGAAATCAGTTTAAGTTGGCTTATGGATTATTGAGCGGAAAGGATGATTTTTCAGAGAATTTCTGTAATAATTTGAATCAGGCAGGATTCACGGGAAAGAAAATCAATGGGCATCAGCATATTCTGGAAGGACAATATATGTATAAGATTCCAACATTGGAATTCAAAGTCGGTACGCAGGTATATCTTTCAAGGTTAAAGGAAGATTATAGGGAAGATATTTCGCTTTTTTCAAACTATGATATCACAGAGAACCTGAATAGTTTCTATACTTCTTTGCAATGGAAATTTATGCCAAAGGCTTCATTGTATATCGGTGCCAGATATGAGCACACCTATTATAAATATCTAAATGATGGTGATAAGGGTTCCGAAACATATGGTAATTTTGCACCATCTTTGGTATTCAACTGGAAGGTTCAAAATAATTATGATACTTCTCTTAAATTTTCTTCAGAGAATATTCGTCCGGGATTCTATGATCTTTTGCCAGGAAAAACTATCGTCAGCGATAAGCAATATAGTCAAGGAAATATAGCGTTGATGCCATGTAAGAAGTATAAGCTCAGTTGGGAAAATCTGTTGTTTCATTATGTCAGTCTGAATGCATCTGTCATGTGGATAAAGGATTATTGGGGAACTTATTATGGCATAAATGAGCATGATGTAAGATTCTCGACTAATGATAATATATCGGACTTTATTTCATATATCGGCAGTTTGTCAGTACCGTTTGCTTTTATGAACAATAAGATTCGTGGTTCTCTGAATCTTAGTGGAAGATATAATAAATTTTATAATTTCAAGGATGGAATCGACCCGTCTTATCTTTATGGTAGGAAGGCCTGGCATTCAAATGGAAATCTCTATGTCGGTTATGAGATTACGTCCCGATTCGGCTTCTATCTGAATCCATATTATGAGACAACGACAAGACGTCTTCAGACGATGAGTAAGGGCTGCTGCTCAATGAATCTGGGAATGCAATATAAATTATTGAAAGATAAGTCTTTGGTGCTTTCTGTTACGGCAGATGACATCTTTAATCAGGAACGTGAAAGTTCTAAGATATTCTATGGCGATAAGTCGGTAGCTAATTATGTATGGGCATCTACACAGAATGTAATGCTTACCCTGTCGTATACGTTGAATCACAATGCTAAGTCTATAAAGATTAACAGAAATGCCAATGACACAGATCGTTTTACGAATAATAACTAA
- a CDS encoding BlaI/MecI/CopY family transcriptional regulator gives MKQKSNTLTKAEFDVMSTLWDINHSATVHDILEHFAEPKPAYTTVATYMKLLLEKGYVDYFKVKGEGKTKIYQAKVTRAEYTRQAMAGVKKDFFGGSLRSLLNFFVKEENLSDEEIADLLSTINNEQASVSIEEEKTL, from the coding sequence ATGAAGCAGAAAAGCAATACACTTACAAAAGCTGAGTTTGATGTGATGTCTACTCTTTGGGATATCAATCATTCCGCAACAGTTCACGATATTCTTGAACATTTCGCAGAACCGAAACCTGCCTATACCACAGTGGCTACTTATATGAAGTTACTCCTAGAAAAAGGATATGTGGATTATTTCAAGGTGAAAGGCGAAGGTAAAACGAAGATATATCAGGCTAAAGTGACACGCGCTGAGTATACCCGACAAGCCATGGCTGGTGTGAAGAAAGATTTCTTTGGTGGTTCATTGCGATCCTTGTTGAATTTCTTTGTGAAGGAGGAAAATCTGTCTGACGAAGAGATTGCAGATTTGCTGAGTACCATTAATAATGAGCAAGCATCAGTTTCTATTGAGGAGGAGAAAACGCTATGA
- a CDS encoding tautomerase family protein codes for MPFVRISLPKAFSQETKDNISKSVHHSLMQEFNIPENDYFHIIEELGPQQIKYPETYLGINHTADIVYIQIIAGQGRTLDQKRALYKEIANQIASSTTVTKNNIIIVLLENDGSQNWSFGDGMIQKPTHLKL; via the coding sequence ATGCCATTTGTACGAATAAGTTTGCCGAAAGCGTTTTCACAAGAAACAAAGGATAATATATCTAAGTCTGTCCACCATTCTTTAATGCAAGAATTTAATATTCCTGAAAATGATTATTTCCACATTATAGAAGAACTAGGGCCGCAACAAATTAAATATCCGGAGACATATCTAGGTATAAACCATACTGCTGATATTGTATATATTCAAATCATTGCAGGACAGGGGCGTACATTAGATCAAAAACGAGCTTTATATAAAGAAATCGCTAATCAAATAGCTAGTTCTACGACCGTAACCAAAAACAATATCATCATCGTCTTACTAGAAAATGATGGTAGCCAGAATTGGTCGTTTGGAGACGGAATGATACAAAAACCAACGCATTTAAAATTATGA